TCAGAGCCATCGTGTCTCACGTCTGCACTCACTACACAGCTGAGGTTGGTCGACCTCACTTTCTCACTCCCCACAACAGCGAGAAACTCCCTGCGTGGAGACACAAAGCGCAGGCGAATGAAACCCTGTCAGTTCCACACACATATCGTCAGAATCCGTGCAGTTTTCGAACCCGAAATGAGGACGAACGTGTGCTGTCAGAACACACACGTCGCCTCAGCCAGCAAAACGTTCACGTCACTGTGTTCTTAGTTAGTGTCCTCTAGACTAATCACTGACACTGTGCCATATTTACGTGTAAGGTTTACGAACAAAAGGATATCCCTACCTTGTGGACCGGACGTTAGGCTCGAATGGACAAAACTGTACAACAATTTTCTTGATGTTCTTCAGCAATATCTTCCCCCTAAAAGTCGCCATTTTGGATAACTTGACCTTTGAACTCTGCGTACTTGTAGGACTACAGCTCCCACAATCCTACACTCTGCGCTATACGCGCCTTTATTCTGTTAATTTGCGCTGTATAGAATAATCGGCAGTTTTACATAATCCGTACCCGGCCGTATCTTTAAATCTACCTCCTTAAGAGTTTAGGTGAAACTTGGAGATAGAAATATTTGtttgacttttattttatttaaacttaattttttatttaatcactgAATTAACGTATGCTTAATTTGCCTCTATTTAGTCATACGATTTGATAccattgtaatttaatgtaccAATATACAGATATCCATATCCtcaaatatacatttcaaataaatgaaaaatctgcGAATCTGCCTCTCATTGAGGCAGTTCTCTATCTAACCAGTAGATAGAGCCAGTAGACAATTGCAGGAATTCACTATGTCTATTATTTTTGCTTATAGGTTATGAAAAAAGCAGTTGGGTTGTATTAAAGTCCCATTACCTGAGTTATTTTAGAGTAACTACTTTTGACCTGCATGTTATTTCCACATATCTTAAACATAAGTCTTCCATCATGTAATGTTGGCTCCTTTAACATACTTTGTGATCTGAAATTCACATAATGAGCTAACAAATCACAATTCTTAGAAATGCTCTACGAGGACAGAAATTTCATTTCAGAGTGCCAGCCTTGGTGACACAGTCCAAGCTGGACTCTGAGAGGAAATTCTTACAAACAGgcaacacacagactgaagccaaTTTGAAGACATGTTCAATTCCAATGGACTGCCCCCCAGGAGCTGTCGGGCATGTGCTGAGTCACCACACCTCCCAAGATCAGCAGAATAAAcccacaaaataaaaagagaaagtaaCACTAAAACATGGGATGCAAAGACTAATGTGAAAGGAGACAGAAGAAAGGAGCAGATAAttgtataaacattttttagtATGtaggtcttaagcctggatttaaatcAGACAGCTTCTGATATCCCGGACTTGGATTTGAATTagcttttctctgtttttccaaGGTAAGGATcaaattttgcatattttcaggaaaaatgtgcaattcTTCTGCAGCTCCAGAACCTattaattttcccatttaaaataataacagttaCACGTCTCATGAGAAGAAATGTAAAGTAATCGGCACCTGGTTCTTGGAAGACAATAGAGGAATTTTAGTCCGAATACTTTCAGAATTAAGTTTTAGGATGTTCGCTGTGAACGAGAACGAGGCAGCTCAGTTACAAATATTGGGTAAACTGAGAACTCAGAAGCATTTGTTGCCAGTATAGAGTATACTGGAATTGGTTGTGGTTTGGTGAAACAtgaaacaatataacaatacacaACACAGTGAAAGACAAGATAATAACAATTCATAAATGCTTGCAATAGTGAAAAACAGttctttaaatacaaattttaatgtattgaTCACCCtttaaattccattttcttATATAACTCTCCCTTTACTAACCGCTTCTACTGGTCAGGTTCACAGTGAATTGGAGCCTACGCTGAATCGCTGTGTGCAGGGATTATCAATACACCTAacctgcatgtctttgtacatgaggaaactggagcacccataggaaacccatacagacacatgatgaacatgaaaaattcaCACATACTGAGTTCAAACCTACTCCCAAACAGCCGAAGTGCTGAAGTACATGTATGTATCAAAACCTGTAGGCTTCCGcggctggtgtcaactgactggggattGAACTCTTCTGGATTCCATCGCGTCGTGTAGGAcactggttccaacgtttcgcttccctTGTTGGGAACATAatcagggagctgccacatcttATAAAAGCTAGATGCTTCCCAACAAGGCAAGCGAAACATTGGAACCAGTGTCCTACACGACGCAGTCAAATCCAGAAGAGTTCAATCTCCAGTCAgttacatgtatgtatatatataaacaaataaatatacacatgcagtatatatttacacacatgctgactgaagctgcttatcccaagtggggttgcagcaaactggaatctgacctggcaacacagggcgtaaggctggaggggacacacccaggatgggacgccagtctatcacaaggcaccccaagcaggacttgaaccccagacccaccagagagcaggcacgggccaaacccactgtgccaccatgtccccctatATATTTACAAAGCATTGCATTTTTTCTccaatatatttttcaaaatcccAATGGTTTGTTGTGTCCAGAAATGGGGTTTAAAGACACTTTCTTTTAGCAGTGTATCACAATCTCCAGTACACACTTTATCATAGAGCTGAGGTTGACACCAGGTTGATAGTGGTGTTACATTTGTCAGTCTTGTtcttttaaactattttaagtTAGAGTTAGTGTTGAGTAATGTGCTTTTTTCTTAGCCTCACATCCGCCCTAAAAGTCGTGCTCTGataatgtatgtatatgcaGTATGAGGTTTTTCCTTTCGAGTGGAACGTTCCTGAGTGAAATAAGACAAGAAGCACAAATTCTATATTTAACCAGACTTGAAGAGGGTGTTTCCTGTTAACCCCCACTGCCAGCTGGTTCCTTCTTCTGTCTTTACAACAGTGACAAGTCATTCTTCTGGGACCATCCATATTTCTGCGGAAAATTGAGCTGATGAGGACGTGAACAGAAACAATGCCACAGTATTCACAGGAGAGGGCTGGACTCCTCAGCTTGAGGGTAAATAGAATATTTTTAGgttttcattgttcattttatCATGTACTGTAACTACTAAAAACATCATTTGCTTAATGAAAGACTAATTTTGCTGCTGTTGGAAATATctcgttttttgtttttagatgCAATCTACACagtatcttattttttttttcaaaccagGAAACTCAATGTATGACATGTAAAAGAAGCTCAGGCGATGGCGTGATGATTAAGACTCATGGCGTGAggatttactttttaaatacaagTGCTGAAATATATTACGCAGTGCTTGGATAACTTTACAAACGTGTGGGTAAATGAAGTGTCGGGTATTCCTCAAGAGTTAATGTTGAAGCTGTAGGGTGATTTGAATGTACTCAGGAACATTGGGTCACCTTTCCAGAAGTGCTTAGGTAGCGCTATATGATCACCCTGCTAAATAGGGTAACCCTTTGCCTTCCACGTGTACTATACTCTGtacctgtattttttcttctctccactGATTCCATCTCCACGCCGTTGTGCTCCACCTTTGTTGTGACACACAGGAAAagctataaataaatgcatgcatgAAGGATGATTTGTAAACGAAACTATAGCGGACTCCTTGAGAGAAATGTAAGAATGACAGTGCAAGAAATGTACGTGGTGTATGTAaaaacagtgtgtttttgtgtccatCATTCTATTGGGTGtgtgggaatttttttttgtttaatgtgtgAATAGAGCATTTTACCCTGACTTTTGCTGTACTGCACATTTCTGAACTTCAGCAGAAAATTGAATTTGACCCTGTGGGGTGTGTAAAAAAAGGGAGAGTTTGTTTTTAACGATTGTATCGTACATATTTCAAAGCTTACATTACAGAATTTGCTTGTGCTGTGATATTCCATTCTGTTTTCACCAGccacttgtccagtacaggatattggtggtctggagcctatcccagaggcatgTTGAGTTACAATTTGTCTGCAGTCTTCTACTAACTGCCAACACATAGTAATTTCACctcattcagaaagtattccgTTAGGGTTGGTAAAGTAGGCCTGTAGTAAATATATtatgtgtttaatattaaaataaattaaatctttaaatatttcatatacttACTAATTATAAGTACTCAGCATTTACAAGTacatttcaataattaattaatagtgTATTAAATGAGCGGCACGATGCCACAgcgccttggtggtgtgagaggatgtgggtttgatccccattaagtctgtgtagagtttgcatgttctccctgtgtctgtgtggatttccttggggtgctctggtttcctcccacagtccaaaaacatgctgttcaggttcccccctagtgagtggcagagagagagagagtgtgctctactgatgtatggatgagtgacccagtgtaaatagtgtctctagcagtgtaagtcaccacggtgagtaaggtgtgttagaactatttatttattgagactTTTAGTGGTGTACCGTATACTTATCTATGTTTCACCCTGGTGTCAGTGTGGGCTTGACTACATTTCCCGACAGCCGCCGCGCCCACTCCTCCTCGGCGCTCGCGCTAGTCCCTCCTCCCCGGCGTTTCGCCTCAGACAGGGGGGAGGAGTGGGCGTGCCGGTGTCCGCTCTCAACTGAGAAGCTTTGGAATGGCATGTAGCGCCGCG
This genomic interval from Scleropages formosus chromosome 23, fSclFor1.1, whole genome shotgun sequence contains the following:
- the mrpl53 gene encoding large ribosomal subunit protein mL53, with the translated sequence MATFRGKILLKNIKKIVVQFCPFEPNVRSTREFLAVVGSEKVRSTNLSCVVSADVRHDGSDPQVDVTFTDGEKLLMKGKKLTSFEMLSALQSRCEAKDPHSKEAKK